In bacterium, the DNA window GAAATGTTAGCAGAAGTAATAATATTTCGTTTAGATTCGCTATTAATAATTATATAATACATATTGCATAATTTATGATACTGCTCGTTTCTATGAAGAGATTGAGCTCGTGCAGTAATTTTACAGCGGATTTTTTCGATAGCAGGGCAAACCACATTTGAGATATCCACAGCATCTCCATTTTATAAATGAGTAGCGAAACATACATGGGAGGGATGTTACTATATCACATAATCACATAATAGTCAAAATCTTTTAGTTCCTTTATTTTGATAGAGTTATCTTTGTCTATATTGCTGTATCCGAAAGTTATTGCACCGGCCCCCCAGTCCACCCATCACGCCCCGCCCAGAACGAACACTGCGGACAAACCCCACCATCGGGATAGTCGACCCCCTCCTCATGAGGACAGCCCATGATGCCGCCGCTCATCGCGACCGTGCGCGCGCCATGCTTCCCGATGAAAGCGAGGATCTCGCTCGCCACGACAACATTCCCGCGGATGTCCCCCTCGTCGACGGTCCACCGCTCCAGCAGGCCGACATCGGCCCCTTCCGTCTCCACGATGCCGACGGCGATCTTGGTGGCGCGCTTGTCGTCGGGGCCGTAGAGCGCGACGGTGGCCACGGGAAATCCCCGGTAGCCTGCGTCCGCCTCCGCGCGCAGTCGCTCCATGTCCGGCGACAGGTCGTCCACGGCGTTTCCCCGGCCCTGTCCGCGGCCTTTTCCGTCAGGATGATCCATCCGGCCGGGAATCACCCGCAGCTCCGGCGGGCCGGCCTCTTCGGGTTCCTCTCCGAGCGCCAGGTCCAGCATCTCGTCGGGATCGCTGAACTCGATCTCGTCCTTGTCGAACGCCTCCGGGTCGTAACCGCCGCCGACCCATGCGAGGAGCGAGGCGTATTCCTCGTGGCGCGGATCCGCTAGGACCGCGAGCAGATCCTCGTAGCCCGGTAGTCCGCCGCAGTCCTCCGGGGGACAGGCGCGGCGCCCGCCGAGGCACTGGGGATATTCTGCGTCCTTCTCGCGGGGGACGATCTTCTCGAGGTACACGTCGTGTTGCCAGTCGTCGCCGAAGTCGTAGGCGTAGGACACCTTGCGGTTGGCCAGCGTGATGTGGTGCGCCACGAGGATCGCCCAGCCCGGCAGGACGAAGTCGTCCTCGTCGAACCCCTCGCCGTCGGGAATGCCGATGCGCAGGTTCATGCGCAGGGCCGTCTGCCTGACCGTGAACTCGTGCAGATGATAGCCCAGCCAGCCGAAGGCGTCCTGGATGGCGACGTGCAGGTCCCAGAAGGTGCAGTCGCACGGCACGGCGATGCGTCGCCAGACGGGCGGCTTGATCTCCTTGAGGGTCACCTTGAACTGGAAGACATGGTCGAACTTGATTTGCATGGGCTCCTCCGCGACCGGGAGATGGATGACCTCATACCCGACATTGCCGAGATTATCGATGAAAATCGGTTGTCTGTCGCCCGTATTTCGATGAAACCCGCATGTGAGTCGTGATCCGGCCGGTTGTCGAACATCCCGGTTATCGATGTATCGTCAGTCCCACACCTCCACGTGGAGGTGTCAGTCGCTGCAGATGGCAACTCGGCTTGCTCCGGCGAGGATCATCGCCGGCCCCGCGGCCTCCTTCGGCAGCAGACTGCCGGCGAAGACACGGGGGGCCAGGAATGTCCCGGACCCCCTCGTAATACCTATTCGAACCTGTCGGTCGGTTGCCGTGCGGTCCTAATGCCTGCCCGGCGCCATCTCCACTCCCCGCCGCTCGTAGGCGACGTAGGCCTCCATGGCGACCATCTCGTCGCTGTCGAGATCCAGCGGCGAGCCCTCCAGGGGGTTCTGGAGGCACCAGTTGATCATGTCGCGCAGGGCGATCACCCGGCCGAGCTGCTGCTGGAACTTGGGGTAGGTCTCTGGGTGCGTGTTGGCCGCGTTCGGGTGGCACTGGGCGCAGGCGACGCCGTTGGTGCCCAGCTCGCCGCTCACCCACAGCGCGCGGCCCTCGTTCACGACGCTCATGTATTCGTCCTGCCAGCGATCCAGGTCTTCCTGGGTGAACTCGTCGGCCAGCACCGCGACGTCGGCCACGACCATGGCGAGCGCGACCACCGCGAACGCTGCTGCTGCAATCTTCCCAGACATCGTTCCCTCCTCTAGTAATGGATTTGCGGCTGGATCCGCCTGGCCGGGTCCTGGAACGCGCTGTCCTCGGGTCTCCCCGTCTTCGGGTTGTATGCCACGGTGCGTTTCGTGTTGTTGCTGAGGTTGTATTTCAGCGCCACGCGCCCGCTCTTGACGTCGATCATCTGCCAGCCGGTGGCGTCGCGCTCGAAGAACGGATCGGCCCGGTTCATCGGCACCGTGAGCTTGGGCAGGTGGCTCTCCACCTGGGCGTAGCTCTGCGGGTAGGGCCAGGGCCAGGCCGTGGCCATCACCGCGTGGAAGCTGATGTTGCCGATCTGGTTGTACTGCACCTGGTGCACGTGGCCGTAGACCACGGTGACGTCGGCGAAGGGCTTGAGCAGCGCCTGCACGTCCTCCGCATCCTCGGTCCAGAAATTCCACCCCTTGTAGATCTTCTGGATGGGAGAGTGCGAGAAGACGACGATCGGCGTGTCCTTCTTGACCTTCTTCAGGTCCGCCCGGAGCCAGTCGCGCTGCTTCTGGCCCACCATGAACGGCGAGCCGTTGGGATTGTCGAGCCCGGCCATCTCGAGCATGCGCTGCTCGGCGGACGGCCAGCGCTCGTGCGTCCACTCGTCGTAGGTCAGGACGCTGTTGAGCGTGACGAAGTGCACGCCCTTGTGTTCCCAGCTGTAGTACTGCGGGCCGTAGAGCTTCGACCAGTACGCGCCCAGGTCGAGGTAGTAGTCGTGCTCGCCCATCACGCAGTAGGTCTTGTAGTCGAGTTTCGACAGCATCTCGGCCCCGTGGTCGAGCTCCGCCTTCTTGCCGAGCTGCGCCAGGTCGCCGCCGAACACCACGAAGTCGGGACGGGGCACGAGCAGGTTGGCCTCGGCCACGGCGCGGATCAGGCCGCGGTCCCAGTTGCGCACGAACTCCGTGCCGATGACCTGCTGGATGTGGGCGTCCGAGATGTACGCGAAGGTGAAGTTCTTGCGGCTGTCGGCGAAGGCCAGCTCCACCATGCTCAGGGGCAGGCAACTGGCCGCCGCGAGCGTGCCGGCACCCTTGAGGAATTCGCGTCGGTTTATGCGGAAATCGGACATGATCGCCTCCTCTACTTGTTGGCGGCGCCGGCGTTATCGGCCAGGTCGGCGAACCGGGGGCTGGTCAGGGCCTCCATGAACGCCACGAGATTGTCGATCTGGCTGTCGGACAGGTCGAGCGGACGGATGCCTCCGCTCAGGAAGTCGTTCACGCGGTCGCCATCGGTCGTCACGCCGCCGTTGTTGTAGTGCACGACCACGTCGCGCAGGGTCGCCAGGCTGCCGTCGTGCATGTAGGGCGCCGTCACGGCCACGTTGCGCAGCGTCGGCGTCTTGAAGGAGCCGAGATCGTCGAAGGTCCGCGTGACGGCGAAGCGGCCGATCTCCGAGGTCTTCGCGTCGGACAGGACCTTGACGTCCACCTCGCTCAGCGTGGCCTCGGCCTGGAGGAACTCCTGTGCGAGTCGCGGCACGTCGTCCTGGATGTCGTTGATGCCCACGCCGATGTTGTGGAAGCGGTTGTCGGTGAACAGCGCCTGCGTCTGCTCGATCCGGTGGCAGGAGACGCAGCGTCCCTCGTTGACGAAGACCTCGAAGCCGGCCTTCTGGGCCCTGGTGAGCGCGTCCGCCTCGCCGCCGTAGTTCCAGCGGTCGAAGGGCGAATCGCCCGCGACCTGCACGCGTTCAAAAGCGGCGATGGCGCCGGTCACCTCGTCCATGGTGATCGCCTCGCCGCTCTTGCCGAAGACGGCCGCGAAGGCCTTCGCGTACCCGGGGTCGGAGCGCACGATATCGAGGATCGGCTGGTGGTCCGCGAGTCCCATCTCCACCGGGTTGATGAACGGGTGCAGGGCCTGGTCCTCCAGGCTCGGCGACCGGCCGTCCCAGAACATCGTCTTGAAGTAGACGGCGTTCACGACCGTGGGCGAGTTGCGCGTGCCGGTGAGCTTGTCGATGCCCTCCGAGACCCTCAGCGGGCTGTCGGTGAAGGCCTTCTCGGCGGCGTGGCACGTCGCGCAGCTGATCTCGCCCGTTGAGCTGAACCTCTTGTCGTTGAAGAGCGAGTCGCCGAGAGCGATCATCCCGGCGGTCTGCGCGAACTGATCCGACCGGGGCGGGGCCGGCAGGCCCAGCGGCGGCTCTGCGGCCGACGCCCGGGTCACGAATGCCCCCACACCCCCGATCAGCCCCACGACCAGGAGCACCCCGAATAGGTATCTCTTCATGATTCCCCCTTTGCTCGGCAGTGGCGGCACCCTGGACCCCGACGTGACTCGGGGTGGGTGAGATCATGTCGCAAAACGATACAGTGGGGCAGGCGTAGGCCGCGCAATCGGCAAGATGTGAACTCTTGTATCGGATTCGCCGTCTGGGCAGCTAGCCCAAACCCGGTAACGCCAGACTACCACGAATCCCGGTCAATATGGACGCCAAATCCGCGGCCTCCTTCAGCGACAGCTCGCCTGCGAAGGTCTGTTTCACGTCCGCTTCGATGATCTCGTAGGCCGGGGACAGAGCGACGCGCACGCGATCGGTCTCGTAGACCAGCGCATCACCGACGGTCAGCCGCGACTCGCGACCGTCGCGCAGGCTGCGGATCGTATCGCCCTCGATGAACACCGCGTTGTCACCCTCGGCCAGGAAATCCGCCTCGCGCAGGAACAGCCGCGGCTTCTCCACGTAGGGCCGGCCGGGGTGGACGCAGAAGGTGGCGCAGTTGCCGCATTCGTTGCAGAAATCGTCCAGGTGGATGATCTGGCGGGTCTGGTCGATTTGGATCCGCTCCTTGCCCGCGATCACCAGGCTGCCGCCCCGGCAGGCGAGGATCGGCAGCGTCAGATCCACCGGCTCGATCAGGTACGTGTAATTCGCGCGGTTGGGGCAGACCTCCACGCACTTGTCGCACAACGCCGTGCACTGCAGGCAGCGGGTGGCCTCGGCGCGGGCGGCCTCCTCGTCCAGCGTCGCGTCGACCAGATCGAAACCACCGCGCTCCGCAGACGGGAGCATCACGGGCCTGTGCTGCTCCATCTTGCGCGCCCGGATGCGCTTCATCCGCGCGACGTCCTCGTCGGACGGCTCCGGCGTGGTCACCGCGTACGTGTCGAACGCCACGCCGAACTCGGCGCAGAGGGCCTCGGCCGCGCGGCGCCCGTCGGCGCAGGCGGCGATGATCGTCTCGGGCCCGCGTGTGGCGTCGCCGCCGGCGAAGATCAGGTCCAGCGCGCGGCCGGTCTCGGGGTCGATCTCGATGACGCCGTTGCGGCGGGTCGTGACGCCGCTGCCGTCCAGGAACGCCAGGTCGGCCGCCTGGCCGATGGCCACGATCACCGCGTCTGCAGGCATCGTGAACGCGCTGCCGGGGATCTCGACTGGCCGGCGGCGACCGCTGGCGTCCGGCTCGCCCAGTTCGTTGCGCACGCATTCCAGGCCGACGACACGGCCATCCTCCAGGACCACGCGCGACGGCGAGACGAGCGTCCGCAGGCCGATACCCTCCGCGCACAGATCCACGATCTCCTCCGCGTCGGCGGGCATCTCCGCCGCGGTGCGGCGGTAGACGACCGTCGCCGGCTTGCCGGTCAGGCGGCTGGCGGTGCGGGCGGCGTCGACCGCCGTGTTGCCGCCGCCGATCACCAGGACGTCGCGGCCATTCCGACCCAGCTCGGGCCGCTCGCCCGCGTTCACGCGCTTCAGGAAGTCCAGGGCCGTGTGGACGCCCTCGCCCTCGAGGCCCGGGATGTCCAGCGCGCCGTCCCTCTGGAAGCCGGTGGCGACGTAGACCGCGTCGAAGCCCTGTTCGAGCAAGGATTCCGGCGGCCCATCGATCCGATGCGATGTCTTGATCTGCACGCCCATGCCGGTGATGCGCGCGACGTCTCGCTGGACGACCGCGTCGGGCAGACGGAACCTTGGCGCCACCGCCGCCATGCCGCCGGCGCGGTCCCGCGCCTCGAAGATGGTCGCCTGAACGCCGTTGAGCGCCAGGAACGACGCGGCCGACAGGCCCGACGGACCGGCGCCGATGATCGCCACGCGCTTGCCGGTGGATCTGGCCGGCGCCGCCTCGACCCGCCCGTGCTCGAAGGCGAAGCGCTTGAGCGCGCGGATGGCCACGGGCTCGTCGTAGTCGCTGCGCGTGCAGCGGGTCTGGCAGGCGTGGTTGCAGATGTACCCCGTGATGCCCGGCAACGGGTTGCGCGCCAGGATGATCGCCAGCGCGCGGTCGTAATCGCCCGCGCCGATCTGCGCGATGTACTCCGGCACGTCCTGCGTGACAGCGCATCGGGCCATGCAGGGGGCGGTGATGCAGTCGAACCAGCCGAGGTCCGACACGACCCTGGGCGACGGGTGGGGCTGGTAGCCCTTCTTGTAGCGCGGGTCGGTGAGCGATGCCGCGGCGAGGCGTTCGAGGGTGGCCGCCTTGTCCCGCGCGAATTCCTCCAGGCTCATGGCCCCGTCGGCCCTCATCTCCGCTTCGAGGTTCTCCAGGTACTGCAGCATCCGCGAGTAGCCGCCGGGCTTGAGCAGGTCCGTCACCGAGGTGACCGTCTTCGCGCCGGCCCGGAACAGCCCCGCCACGTTCAGCGCGTCCGCGCCGCCGCTGAAGGACACGTCCAGGTCCCCGTCGAACTCGGCGCCGAGCTTGTGGAACAGGTTCACCGTCAACGGGTAGAGCGCCCGGCCGGACAAGTACGTCTCCTCGCCGGGCAGCGCGTCGCGGTGGTTGACCGTGGGCAGCGTGTTGCTCAGCTTCACGCCGAACTCGAGGCCCTGCCCGGCGGCCACGGCCCTGAGCGACTTGATCAGCTCGACGGCGCGGCCGTAGGGCAGATCGTGCGCGAAGGTCGCGTCGGGGACGTTGATCTCGGTGAAGCCAAGGTCGTCGTGCAGGATGCGATGGACCGTCTCGCCGCCCAGCAGCGTGGGGTTCAGCTTGACGTAGGTGTGCAGACCCCGGTCGACCAGCAGGTGGCGCGCGATGCGCCCGATCTCGTCGGGCGGGCAGCCGTGCATGGTCGAGAGGCTGACGTTGTCGGTCAGCTGCGACGGGATCTCGATCCCCGCGAAT includes these proteins:
- a CDS encoding cytochrome-c peroxidase — its product is MKRYLFGVLLVVGLIGGVGAFVTRASAAEPPLGLPAPPRSDQFAQTAGMIALGDSLFNDKRFSSTGEISCATCHAAEKAFTDSPLRVSEGIDKLTGTRNSPTVVNAVYFKTMFWDGRSPSLEDQALHPFINPVEMGLADHQPILDIVRSDPGYAKAFAAVFGKSGEAITMDEVTGAIAAFERVQVAGDSPFDRWNYGGEADALTRAQKAGFEVFVNEGRCVSCHRIEQTQALFTDNRFHNIGVGINDIQDDVPRLAQEFLQAEATLSEVDVKVLSDAKTSEIGRFAVTRTFDDLGSFKTPTLRNVAVTAPYMHDGSLATLRDVVVHYNNGGVTTDGDRVNDFLSGGIRPLDLSDSQIDNLVAFMEALTSPRFADLADNAGAANK
- a CDS encoding metallophosphoesterase; protein product: MSDFRINRREFLKGAGTLAAASCLPLSMVELAFADSRKNFTFAYISDAHIQQVIGTEFVRNWDRGLIRAVAEANLLVPRPDFVVFGGDLAQLGKKAELDHGAEMLSKLDYKTYCVMGEHDYYLDLGAYWSKLYGPQYYSWEHKGVHFVTLNSVLTYDEWTHERWPSAEQRMLEMAGLDNPNGSPFMVGQKQRDWLRADLKKVKKDTPIVVFSHSPIQKIYKGWNFWTEDAEDVQALLKPFADVTVVYGHVHQVQYNQIGNISFHAVMATAWPWPYPQSYAQVESHLPKLTVPMNRADPFFERDATGWQMIDVKSGRVALKYNLSNNTKRTVAYNPKTGRPEDSAFQDPARRIQPQIHY
- the ygfK gene encoding putative selenate reductase subunit YgfK, whose amino-acid sequence is MSDTLKRHPFSTLLSWILRDHERDGSILGIPGGLIHRPGTVPTYAGTAFTHPLATPIGPAAGPHTQMAQNIVCAWLSGGRFIELKTVQVMDELEIPRPCIDMADEGYNVEWSQELKLEDSADEYVKAWVLIHVLRRLLGMDDRPFGTVFNMSVGYDLKGIQSPSMVRFMDRLADASAGIAALQVVIERDFPQFAGIEIPSQLTDNVSLSTMHGCPPDEIGRIARHLLVDRGLHTYVKLNPTLLGGETVHRILHDDLGFTEINVPDATFAHDLPYGRAVELIKSLRAVAAGQGLEFGVKLSNTLPTVNHRDALPGEETYLSGRALYPLTVNLFHKLGAEFDGDLDVSFSGGADALNVAGLFRAGAKTVTSVTDLLKPGGYSRMLQYLENLEAEMRADGAMSLEEFARDKAATLERLAAASLTDPRYKKGYQPHPSPRVVSDLGWFDCITAPCMARCAVTQDVPEYIAQIGAGDYDRALAIILARNPLPGITGYICNHACQTRCTRSDYDEPVAIRALKRFAFEHGRVEAAPARSTGKRVAIIGAGPSGLSAASFLALNGVQATIFEARDRAGGMAAVAPRFRLPDAVVQRDVARITGMGVQIKTSHRIDGPPESLLEQGFDAVYVATGFQRDGALDIPGLEGEGVHTALDFLKRVNAGERPELGRNGRDVLVIGGGNTAVDAARTASRLTGKPATVVYRRTAAEMPADAEEIVDLCAEGIGLRTLVSPSRVVLEDGRVVGLECVRNELGEPDASGRRRPVEIPGSAFTMPADAVIVAIGQAADLAFLDGSGVTTRRNGVIEIDPETGRALDLIFAGGDATRGPETIIAACADGRRAAEALCAEFGVAFDTYAVTTPEPSDEDVARMKRIRARKMEQHRPVMLPSAERGGFDLVDATLDEEAARAEATRCLQCTALCDKCVEVCPNRANYTYLIEPVDLTLPILACRGGSLVIAGKERIQIDQTRQIIHLDDFCNECGNCATFCVHPGRPYVEKPRLFLREADFLAEGDNAVFIEGDTIRSLRDGRESRLTVGDALVYETDRVRVALSPAYEIIEADVKQTFAGELSLKEAADLASILTGIRGSLALPGLG
- a CDS encoding cytochrome C → MVVADVAVLADEFTQEDLDRWQDEYMSVVNEGRALWVSGELGTNGVACAQCHPNAANTHPETYPKFQQQLGRVIALRDMINWCLQNPLEGSPLDLDSDEMVAMEAYVAYERRGVEMAPGRH